A window of Candidatus Saccharibacteria bacterium oral taxon 488 genomic DNA:
AAAACGCGCTACAATGAAAGTAGGGCGTTTTTGCGTGTGCCTGATGGAGTATATCTCTGATGGCGCCAATGCAAAATGAGCGGCTATCAACCGCGAAGCCTGCGGGAAGAAATTGGTTTTATCAACTGAGACTAGACCCCGCCGTGACTCGCTGCGACAAAGTGACAATTGAGTGCTAAAAGAGTGCGTGGATGCCGGTCAACTCGGCAAAGCCCGCGAAGAATCACTTCTTTTGGAATCGAGATGGTACCGTCCGCTTGAAACACCTCCAGCGGATTCTCGAAGTCAGAAGAGGTGATTTTATTTTATATAAGGAGTAGTATGCCGATACCAGCCTACAAGTCAGCCTTGCAGCACGCCATTCGCCACGAGTGTGCGGCGCTGTGGCCACTGCTCGAGGCAGCCGCTCCCTGGGCGGATGAGCTGGTGCTTCCGGGGCAGATAAAAGGCACGATGATGAATCCTCACCAGCTAGCCAGCTACCTACTAGGGTGGGCTACCACGGTGCTAGAGTGGGGCAGTGCATATCATCAGACTCATATGGTGCCGACGATTATTACCACTGGCTATGGTGCGGTAGCGCAAAAGTTCTATATGCAATATGCTGATATAGCGTATAGTGCCGTACTGACAAAGCTTGATGAAGCAGTGGCAGCGATTGACCAACTGATCGAGCAGACATCAGAAGACGACCTCTACCGCGTCGTATGGTATCGGACGAAGACGAGTGGACGAGAGTATACCATGGCACGGATAATTGAGCTCAACACAGTCGCGCCATTGCGAAATGCACACGGTAGGTTGCGCAAGGCTATGGAGGAGAGAGAGGATGAGCATTATACCGCAGGATAATCGCATTACGAGTTTTGTCATTGATCGGACGCATGATTATATCATGTATGATACGACTGATTTGGTGCGTGCGATAGACTTTCCGCGTCAAGTGGCGGGGTTGTTGCTCAAAGATGATGAATTCCATTTGTCGTTATTTGCGGTGCGTGAGGAGTACGGGCTCGATGAGGCTGGTCATGGGTGGCTGGAACAGGTGTCGTGTCAAGCTGGTGCAGCAATGACTACAGAGCCAGAATTGACCGGTGATTTTCTTAAGCTAAAGGATGACGTGACTGGCCGTGAAACGATTATCGCGCTTGTTCGATGGGATGAACTAGAAACTTGGCGTGATGCAATTCGTGAGCTGATCCCGCGGGCAGAGTTTATCATTCCGCACATAACGCTCTATACAAATCAGAAGGGTGCGCTTGGGTATAGTGATCGGCATAGGGATCGAGTGCGGGTGCTGGATGATGCAGTGATGATGACACTAAGGAATATATTGTTAAGGAGTAAATCGTGACCAACCAACAACAAGAATGGCTTGATTTTGCAAAAAGTGTAGCGCACGAAGCGGGCGACATTATGCAAAAATATTTTGGTAAAAAACCGGACGCTCATCTCAAGGCGGACAACACAATTGTGACTATTGCTGATGAGGAAATCAACCAGCTTGTGATCAAGCGAGTAGCTGAGCGATACCCATCCCATGATATTGACGGTGAAGAAGCGAGTGCTCGCCGCGGTTCGGACTATGTGTGGGTATGTGACCCGATTGACGGTACGGCACCTTTTGCGATGGAGTTACCAGTATCGGTATTCTCGTTAGCGTTGGTGATTAATGGCCAGCCGGAAGTCGGTGTGATTTATGCGCCGTTTAGCGACCATCTGTACTGGGCGTCACGTGGTCGTGGCGCGTACATGAATAGCCAGCCGATTCACGTTAGTCAGCATAGTCTGGATGACCGCGTGGAGATGAATGTTGATTGGTGGCCGAGTGCTCAATGGGATGTGATGCAGGTCGTTCATGATCTTGCTTATGAAAAAGATGTGTATGTAACGACGGTTGGTAGTACAACGCACGCTGCGGCACTGGTGGCGCGCGGCGAGTTTGTTGCGTCAGTCTTCACTGGTACGAAGGGTAAAAACGTTGACATTGCGGCGGCGAAAGTCATCGTCGAGGAAGCTGGCGGCAAAGTGACTGACCTTTTTGGCCGGGAGCAGCGGTACGATCAGGATATCTGCGGGGCGGTACTAAGCAATGGAATAATTCATGAGGAGATAGTAAAAGCGATGAGGAAACTAATAGAATGATGAACAGCGAACAGGAAAGTTTGATTAATAATTTAAACAGAGCAGTGAACATAAGGTAGATAAGGAGGAAAAGTATGAAATTCAAACACGGAACACGTCGCCGAGCAGCAGAATATGAAAAGGACTGGGTGCAGCGCTGGAAGATTGACGATACGTTTAATAAATCGGTGGAGAATCGGCCGGTTAATAATTCTTGGGTATTTTATGACGGGCCGCCATTTTTGACTGGCACGCCGCACCACGGGCATTTGTTAGTCAGCACCGTTAAAGATACGATGGGTCGTTATCATACCATGAAAGGCCAGCGAGTTGAGCGCCGTTGGGGTTGGGATTGTCATGGTTTGCCGGCCGAGGTGTATGTTGAAAAAACGCTTGGCATTTCTAATAAAAAAGAGATTGGCACGAAGATTAGCGTGTCGGATTATGTCAAGGAATGCCGTGCGGCGATGGTGCGAACCGGTACCGAATGGGAAGATACAATTGAGCGAATTGGCCGCTGGGTTGAGTTTAAGGGCGCTTATAAAACCATGGATAACAATTACATGGAATCAGTTTGGTGGGCGTTTAAGAAACTTTACGAGGAGGGCAAGATTTATGAAGGTGAGAAGATTCTAATTTATTGCACGAAGGATGCTACGCCAATTTCCAAGAGCGAAGTGGCGATGGAAAACAGCTACCAGATAGACACCGATCCAAGCTTGTTTGTCTATTTCAAATTAGAAGACGAAGATGAATATTTGCTTGCCTGGACGACGACGCCGTGGACTTTGCCAGCGAATATGGTGGTGGCAATCAACCGAGATGTTGACTATTCATTGGTGGCGTATGGCGATAAGAAATTTTATATTGCAAGCGATGCTGTCGAAAGAGTTATGACCGATGAAAAACATCAGCCGCTTGAATATTCAATTGTCAAAACGATAAAAGGCTCGGAGCTGGTAGGCAAGCGATTTGAGCCGCTATTTGAGAACCGCGGTCCGAATGCTCATAAAATTTTGCATGCTGATTTCGTGACGACCGATGACGGTACAGGTCTGGTGCATATTGCGCCAGCTTATGGTGAGGATGACTATGAACTTTGCCGTAAATATGATGTGCCGATGTTGTCACTAGTGGATGGTGATGGTAACTATACTGAGGGTAGATGGCTCGGTCGTAATATCTGGGAGGTTAATAAAGAGATTGCTAAGACGCTGCTGGAGGAAGGCCGAGCGCTAAAAATTGACTATATTCGCCACGAATATCCGCATTGTCATCGCTGTGGTACCAAATTGATGTATCGGGCACATCCGAGCTGGTTTATGGATATTCAAAGCCAGAAAAAAGAAATGCTAGAGGCAAATGAACAGACTCATTGGACGCCAGATAATCTGCGGACGGGGCGATTTCATAATATCATAGAGCAGGCGCCGGATTGGAATTTGAGCCGTGATCGCTATTGGGCAACGCCGATTCCAGTGTGGAAAGGTGTCAAGAATGACGGCACGGAAGTTGTCAAGGTGATTGGTAGTTTTGCGGAGTTTGAAGAGCTGACGGGGCGTAGGCTGGATGATTATCATTTGCCGCAAGTGATGGACGTGACGTTTGAGTGCGATGGTGTGGAAATGCGGCATATCGGTAAGGTGCTCGACTGCTGGTTTGAATCTGGCTCAATGCCGTTCGCCCAGTTCCATTATCCGTTTGAGAACAAGGAAAAATTTGAAGCAAGTTTTCCGGCTGATTTCATCATTGAAGCGATTGATCAAACACGCGGTTGGTTCTATAGTTTGACAGCGGTCAATGTGGCGCTATTCGGTAAGTCGCCGTGGAAAAATTTGATTTGTACCGGGTTCATCAACGCGGCGGACGGCAAAAAGATGAGTAAAAAGCTAAAAAACTACACCGATCCGATGGAGTTGATGGATAAAACGTCGGCTGATAGTTTTCGTTTTCTCATGCTATCTAGTCCGCTGACAAATGGCGAGAACTTTGCACTAGCGGATAAGGATGTCATGGATGTGGCGCGCAAGCTCAGTATGATCTGGAATATGTATGATTTCTTCACGATGTACGCGGAAGTTGATGGTTGGGAATTTAATGGCGATTTGAAAGATCCACTTGGTACGTTGACTAATCCGTTGGATATTTGGATTGTTAGCCGCTTACATCAATTGGTGGCGGATGTTGAAAAGGGTCTTGATGGTTACAATTTGCAAGACGCCACTAAGCCGATTTTACCGTTCCTGGACGACGCGTCCAACTGGTACGTGCGCCGTAGCCGCCGCCGCTTCTGGAGATCGTCGAAAGGGGCCGCGGGCGCTGAGGATGATGGTGACAAGAATGATGCGTACCGCACGCTACACTACGTGCTGGTGCGTCTGAGCTACATTTTGGCGCCATTTACACCGTTTTTGGCTGAGGAGTTGTATCACAATTTGACGGGTGATAACGAGTCGATTCATCTGAAGGATTGGCTGCCAGCGGGCGAGGTGAATGAGCAGGCACTGGCCGACATGGCTCGGACGCGTGAATTGATCAACAATGGCCTTAGTTTGCGAATGAAACAGGATGAGCACCAAGCATCAATTAAGGTTCGCCAACCGCTGCAATTTGCGGCATATGCGGGTGCGAAATTGGCTGAGTATTACGAGCAGATTATGGCTGAGGAGCTAAATGTTAAGGAGATTCGCTGGATTGAGAATCTAGACGAGTATCTGGCTGGTTATGACGTGACCGAGGGCACGATCAAGCCAGAGAATTGGATCGAAATTAGCAAGCACTTAACGCCCGAACTCAAACGCGAAGGTTTGATGCGTGAAGTTATTCGCCACGTCCAAAGCGCGCGCAAGAAGGCGGGATTGCAAGTGGACGATCGAATTATGCTGCAGCTGACGACGAATGACGAGCAACTTCATCAAGCGATTGATGAGCATACTGAGGTGATTGCTGCTGAGACGCTGGCGGTGTTTGGCGAGGTGCATGACAACCAGTCGACAGTGACGGTTGAAGGGGCTGAGCTCGAGATTGCTCTTGCTGTTGTAGAATAGTCATCACGATAAAAGTTACGACCTCAAAATTGATGCGCGGCGAGCGTTTACTTGGTCTCGCGCCGATCGGACGCTCATGACCTTGGCGATCGCCATGCAACGCGGTACAATGGGTCTATGTATGGTTTAGCAGTTCTCAGTCAGTTACTCTTTTTCGCGCGAGCCGGTGGCGGTGGGTCAAGTTCTGGCGGTGGTGGTGGCGTTGTCCTTTTCGGGATACCGATGGTAATTGCAATTTCGGTAAGTGGTTTTGTGAAAAGAGCCACTCAGTCAAAGATGGCCGCCATAGCGGTCGGGTTTTTGGCCGGCCTACTCGCCAGCTTGTTCTACCTACTCGGCGGTGTTGTTATTTTTATCCTGGTGGCCATCTCGGCATTGGTCGGTGCGATTATCGGGGCATTTACGGATAAGATCAGCCGTTTTCGTAAGGGCAGTGAGGCCGCACAGCAAGCCGTCCGGCAAGCGGCGGCTCAGGACAGCGCCTGGAATGAGCAGGGTATTGTCAATTACGCAACAACGGTGTTTAATCGGTTTCAATATGATTGGGAGCGGATGGATTTGCCATCAATTCAGCAATACGTCACGCCGAATTATGCGCGGCACATTGGACTAATGTTGTATGCCTTACAACAGATGGGGCGAGTCAATCGCATGAAGAATGTGGCGATCAGTGAAGCGATTATCACCCGGGCGTATGATGATGCGAATGATCAGAATGACCGAGTAAGTGTGAGTTTTGTTGCCTCGGCAAATGATGAGCTGATTGACGTGGCGAGTGATGCGGTGCTACATCGTGATACGGGCGAGTTTGGTGAGCAGTGGAACTTTGTGCGCTCGGGTGATGGCTGGTTACTGGATAGTATTGATCAGGCAACAGAAGATTCTGCCCAGCTTGTCGCCTCTATGCAGCAGTTTGCAGCGCAATACGACATGTACTTCAGTCCGGACTGGGGGCGGCTACTGCTACCGGCCCGCGGTGAATTATTTAAGAGCGGCTTTAAGGGTACTGACATCAACAACCATATCATCGGGTTCTGGACGGGCAATCTATTAGTGCAGCTATACACCTATGTGGCTGACGCTTCAAATACTGATTCGGCGACTACATACATTATTGGACAGGTTAATTTACCAAAGTCGTATGGCGGGATTTTAGTGGAGCGTCGGGATTCACGTTTCCTGAAACGGTTTAGGGCGCCGTCGGGTTATAAAAAGGTAGAACTGGAGTGGGGTGACTTTAACAAGCGCTACCAAGTCTACGCCACCGATGAGAACCAAGTGACGAGCTTTGAGCTGCTCAATCCAAGTTTCATGGCCTGGTTGTACGATCAGGACATTAAGGTTAATATTGAGGTGGTAGATAATATCGTTTATCTCTATGCCAAAATTTCTGCGGGCGAGATGCGCTACGCGGAGATGATGGATATTTTGCAGAAATCACATAAAGAACTCAAGATGTAAGGAGGAAATATGATTACCAAAGCTATTATTCCGGTCGCTGGTTGGGGCACACGAATGCTACCAATTACTAAATCAATTGAAAAATGCATGCTGCCAATTGGCAATCGACCGCTGATTGATTATGTGGTGCAGGACTGCTTGGCGGCTGGTGTGCGCGAGCTGATTTTTGTGGTTGGCGAGCAGAGTTCACAATTAGAGAGCTACTATCGGAGCAATATTTTGCTCAACGATTATTTGCGGAGCAAGGGTAAGGATGACAAGCTGGCTCTAGTGGCGCCAATTGATGCGAAGCTTCACTTTGTGACGCAGCCAAGCTATGGCAAGTATGGCTCAGCAGTACCGGTAGCCCTGGCGGCTGATTATCTCGAGGATGGTGAGTCGGCAGTAGTGCTGATGGGTGATGACTTTATGTATAATGCCGATGGCTCAAGCGAAGTGGCGCGGCTATTGGCGGCGACGCCAGACGGTCAATGTAGCCTGCTGGCTCAGGAAGTACCGGGCGATGACATTAGTCGGTACGGGGCGATTGTGATAGACGAGGCTGGTAATTTTGTAGAGATCGTGGAAAAGCCAAAGCCAGAAGAGGCGCCGAGTCACTTTGCCAACATCGGTAAATATGTCCTCACCAAGAAAGTTATTCAGTCTTGTGCTGATGTTGAAATATCGCCGCGTGGTGAGTATGAGTTAACTGATGCAGTCAGTAATTATGCTCGGGCCGGCGGTGTCGTCAAGGTTGTGCCGGCGGTAGGTATGCATTTGGACGGCGGTAATGTCGAGGGCTGGTTGCACGCAAATAATGTGGTGTGCGGTCGGTCGGGGTCGTGTTCGTGCAATTGATTTTAGGATGATAGCACAGCGCCGGCGAGGTAAAGAAACTGGGGCAGTATTGATTTGTTAGTGCGCCTCTGGTACAATGGAACGGATTGAAAACTAATTTTTAAGGAACGAAATGAAAGCAGTCGTAAAAATCTCTGGCAAGCAATATATTGTCAGCGAAAAAGAGTCCCTCTTGGTGGATCTCCTCCCTGAAGGCACAAAAGAACTCACTCTCGACGCACTTTTAGTGATTGATGGTGATAAAACAACAGTTGGCACACCAACCGTAAAAGGTGTGGTAGTGAAGGCAAAGGTTGTTGAAGCAGAAGTTAAGGGTGACAAGGTCCGCGTTATCCGCTACAAGAGCAAGAAACGTGTCCACAAAGAAACGGGTCATCGCCAGAAGTACACCAAGATTGAGATTACCTCGATCAAATAACCGATGAATTAGCATACCGCCCCGTGATGAGGGCGGTATTTTTATGGCCGAAACTATGGTACAATGAGGTAAGCAGAAGGGGTATCGATGACGAAGATTATTGCGGTGACAAATCAAAAAGGTGGCGTCGGCAAGACGACGACTTCAATCAACGTGGCATATTTTTTGGCAAAAGCCGGTAAGCGGACGCTGATCATTGACTTTGATCCGCAGGGAAATGCCACCAGCGGTCTCGGTATTGATAAGCAAGAACTGGGCGCAACGATGACCGAGGTGGTAACTGGTCAGACGGCCTTGAATAATATAATTATTCAGACCGACATCAAGAACCTATCAATCGCACCGGCCACGTCGCACCTAGCAAATACCGAGGTTGAACTGGCCCAAGCCGAGGGGCGGTTTGTGCGGCTGCGCCAGGCGCTGGCGAGCCTCGCTGGGTATGATTATGTGATCATTGATAGTCCGCCGAGTCTGAGTCTGCTGACCGTGAATGGGCTGATCGCAGCGCAGTACGTTCTATTGCCAGTGCAGGCAGAGTTTTATGCGTTAGAGGGGCTGGGGCAACTCATGGAGACAATGAAGTTGGTTCGCAAGGGGCTCAATCCGCATCTGCGCTTGCTCGGCGTGGTGACCACCATGGTTGATTCGCGAACGACTCTATCAAGCCAGGTGTACGATGAAATTAAAAAGCATTTTGCCGATACGATTTTCAAGACGACGATTCCGCGCAATATTCGCCTCGCTGAGGCGCCAAGCCACGGCGTGCCGGTTGGTGTGTACGATCGTTTCTCAAAGGGCTCGCGGGCTTACCACGCGCTGACCAAAGAAATTATCGAGAGGATTGAAGGATGAAAAAGGGACTTGGGCGGGGATTTGATTCGCTGATACCGACAAATTTGTTTGACGAGGCTTTTGACCCGACGGCTGGTCAAGATGCGACAATGTCGCAATTACGCCAGATACCAATTACCGATATTATTCCAGATCCAGATCAGCCGCGGCGGTTCTTTGATGAGGAAGCGCTGCGTGAGCTGGCTGATTCAATCCGTCGGCACGGCGTGGTACAGCCGATCGTCGTGACGCCACGCGGGGCACAATTCATGATCGTGGCTGGCGAGCGGCGCTGGCGAGCGGCGCAGCTGGCTGGATTAGTAGAGATGCCGAGTATCATTCGTAGTTTGAGTGATCAGCACCGGTTGGAGGTGTCGCTGATCGAGAACTTGCAGCGACGCGACCTCAATCCGCTGGAGACGGCGACGGCCTACATGAAGCTACGCGACCAGTTCAATATGACGCTGGAACAAATCGGCCAGCACGTCGGCGGCAAATCGGTCAGCGCCATTAGTAATACGCTGCGCCTCTTGAAATTACCGAGCGTGGTGCGGACGGCGCTGTTTGAAAATAAGATTTCTGAAGGGCAAGCGCGAACATTGGTGGGGCTGCCGGATGACGTGGCGGAGGATTTGCTGCGGCAGACGATTCATCAGGGCTGGAGTGTGCGCAAGCTCGAGCAGATGATCGCCGCCTGGAAGCGGTCGCAGCAGCCGTCGGGCCCCGCGCCAACTCCAAAGTCGGCCCGCTCGCCGCACGCCTCGTCGGTGGCGCGCCTGTCGAAAAAACTCCGTGCTGACATCACGGTTCGCACCAGTAAGCGCGGTGCTGGTCAGATTATCATCCCGTTCAAAGATCAAGCGGATTTTGAGCGGATTCGCGACTTGATTGGCTGACTATTAAAACCCTCTGATCTGTGTGAAGGGGAAAATGCGGGCGATGACCGGCCCGACGATGTCGTACAGCGGAATGTTGCCCATGCAGTTACGCGAGTCACACGAAAAATTACCCTCACGATTATCACCCATCACGAAAACCGTCCCCTCGGACACCTTGGTATCAACATCGCCAGAGGTGGGCGACTTTGGTTCGTTTTTGTTGACGGTTGTATCAGGGTTAAAGCCGTTCGGATGTTCACTGTTATAAACGGTGACAATGCCGTTTTTGACGGTGACGCGCTCACCCGCGAAAGCAATTACCCGTTTGACGATATATTCGTCGTGACCTAGGGTTGGATTGTAATTGGGATTTTTAAAGACGATAATTTGGCCGCGCTTGGGGATATACTGCTGATTTTGAAGCTG
This region includes:
- a CDS encoding ClbS/DfsB family four-helix bundle protein; translation: MPIPAYKSALQHAIRHECAALWPLLEAAAPWADELVLPGQIKGTMMNPHQLASYLLGWATTVLEWGSAYHQTHMVPTIITTGYGAVAQKFYMQYADIAYSAVLTKLDEAVAAIDQLIEQTSEDDLYRVVWYRTKTSGREYTMARIIELNTVAPLRNAHGRLRKAMEEREDEHYTAG
- a CDS encoding NTP transferase domain-containing protein, whose translation is MITKAIIPVAGWGTRMLPITKSIEKCMLPIGNRPLIDYVVQDCLAAGVRELIFVVGEQSSQLESYYRSNILLNDYLRSKGKDDKLALVAPIDAKLHFVTQPSYGKYGSAVPVALAADYLEDGESAVVLMGDDFMYNADGSSEVARLLAATPDGQCSLLAQEVPGDDISRYGAIVIDEAGNFVEIVEKPKPEEAPSHFANIGKYVLTKKVIQSCADVEISPRGEYELTDAVSNYARAGGVVKVVPAVGMHLDGGNVEGWLHANNVVCGRSGSCSCN
- a CDS encoding ParB/RepB/Spo0J family partition protein translates to MKKGLGRGFDSLIPTNLFDEAFDPTAGQDATMSQLRQIPITDIIPDPDQPRRFFDEEALRELADSIRRHGVVQPIVVTPRGAQFMIVAGERRWRAAQLAGLVEMPSIIRSLSDQHRLEVSLIENLQRRDLNPLETATAYMKLRDQFNMTLEQIGQHVGGKSVSAISNTLRLLKLPSVVRTALFENKISEGQARTLVGLPDDVAEDLLRQTIHQGWSVRKLEQMIAAWKRSQQPSGPAPTPKSARSPHASSVARLSKKLRADITVRTSKRGAGQIIIPFKDQADFERIRDLIG
- a CDS encoding isoleucine--tRNA ligase produces the protein MKFKHGTRRRAAEYEKDWVQRWKIDDTFNKSVENRPVNNSWVFYDGPPFLTGTPHHGHLLVSTVKDTMGRYHTMKGQRVERRWGWDCHGLPAEVYVEKTLGISNKKEIGTKISVSDYVKECRAAMVRTGTEWEDTIERIGRWVEFKGAYKTMDNNYMESVWWAFKKLYEEGKIYEGEKILIYCTKDATPISKSEVAMENSYQIDTDPSLFVYFKLEDEDEYLLAWTTTPWTLPANMVVAINRDVDYSLVAYGDKKFYIASDAVERVMTDEKHQPLEYSIVKTIKGSELVGKRFEPLFENRGPNAHKILHADFVTTDDGTGLVHIAPAYGEDDYELCRKYDVPMLSLVDGDGNYTEGRWLGRNIWEVNKEIAKTLLEEGRALKIDYIRHEYPHCHRCGTKLMYRAHPSWFMDIQSQKKEMLEANEQTHWTPDNLRTGRFHNIIEQAPDWNLSRDRYWATPIPVWKGVKNDGTEVVKVIGSFAEFEELTGRRLDDYHLPQVMDVTFECDGVEMRHIGKVLDCWFESGSMPFAQFHYPFENKEKFEASFPADFIIEAIDQTRGWFYSLTAVNVALFGKSPWKNLICTGFINAADGKKMSKKLKNYTDPMELMDKTSADSFRFLMLSSPLTNGENFALADKDVMDVARKLSMIWNMYDFFTMYAEVDGWEFNGDLKDPLGTLTNPLDIWIVSRLHQLVADVEKGLDGYNLQDATKPILPFLDDASNWYVRRSRRRFWRSSKGAAGAEDDGDKNDAYRTLHYVLVRLSYILAPFTPFLAEELYHNLTGDNESIHLKDWLPAGEVNEQALADMARTRELINNGLSLRMKQDEHQASIKVRQPLQFAAYAGAKLAEYYEQIMAEELNVKEIRWIENLDEYLAGYDVTEGTIKPENWIEISKHLTPELKREGLMREVIRHVQSARKKAGLQVDDRIMLQLTTNDEQLHQAIDEHTEVIAAETLAVFGEVHDNQSTVTVEGAELEIALAVVE
- a CDS encoding TIM44-like domain-containing protein; its protein translation is MYGLAVLSQLLFFARAGGGGSSSGGGGGVVLFGIPMVIAISVSGFVKRATQSKMAAIAVGFLAGLLASLFYLLGGVVIFILVAISALVGAIIGAFTDKISRFRKGSEAAQQAVRQAAAQDSAWNEQGIVNYATTVFNRFQYDWERMDLPSIQQYVTPNYARHIGLMLYALQQMGRVNRMKNVAISEAIITRAYDDANDQNDRVSVSFVASANDELIDVASDAVLHRDTGEFGEQWNFVRSGDGWLLDSIDQATEDSAQLVASMQQFAAQYDMYFSPDWGRLLLPARGELFKSGFKGTDINNHIIGFWTGNLLVQLYTYVADASNTDSATTYIIGQVNLPKSYGGILVERRDSRFLKRFRAPSGYKKVELEWGDFNKRYQVYATDENQVTSFELLNPSFMAWLYDQDIKVNIEVVDNIVYLYAKISAGEMRYAEMMDILQKSHKELKM
- a CDS encoding AAA family ATPase, encoding MTKIIAVTNQKGGVGKTTTSINVAYFLAKAGKRTLIIDFDPQGNATSGLGIDKQELGATMTEVVTGQTALNNIIIQTDIKNLSIAPATSHLANTEVELAQAEGRFVRLRQALASLAGYDYVIIDSPPSLSLLTVNGLIAAQYVLLPVQAEFYALEGLGQLMETMKLVRKGLNPHLRLLGVVTTMVDSRTTLSSQVYDEIKKHFADTIFKTTIPRNIRLAEAPSHGVPVGVYDRFSKGSRAYHALTKEIIERIEG
- the rplU gene encoding 50S ribosomal protein L21, producing MKAVVKISGKQYIVSEKESLLVDLLPEGTKELTLDALLVIDGDKTTVGTPTVKGVVVKAKVVEAEVKGDKVRVIRYKSKKRVHKETGHRQKYTKIEITSIK
- the lepB gene encoding signal peptidase I, with the translated sequence MDAHFLDRHPRLRDSLGLIIFVIGVIIGTILINTFVFRSFGVQGPSMENTMHTNDRLIVDRLSVTIKQLQNQQYIPKRGQIIVFKNPNYNPTLGHDEYIVKRVIAFAGERVTVKNGIVTVYNSEHPNGFNPDTTVNKNEPKSPTSGDVDTKVSEGTVFVMGDNREGNFSCDSRNCMGNIPLYDIVGPVIARIFPFTQIRGF